In the Prochlorococcus marinus str. MIT 9312 genome, AAAGAATAAAAAATAAAACAAATGAATTCATTATTACAAAAAATACTAATATTGATGAAATACTTAAAAAAATTATTTAATTAAGTCTTTTATTTTTTTCACTAATGTTAAAGCACTTAAAATTGAGCCTTCAATCCTACCAAATCCTTCTCCTTCAAACCAATCTCCGCAAAAACCAATTCTATATTTTCTACTTAATTGTAAAGATAATGGGACGGCACATCCAGAAGGTTGAGAAGCTCTCCATTTCATAATAGTAATTTTCTCATTACAAGTTAATTGATTTACTGAGGAATTACCTTCAAACAGTTCATTGAAATTTGTAAATATTTTTTGTTTAAAAAGATCTTCATCTTTTGCATTTATATAAGAATTAATAAAATCTATATTTCTTGAATGTACTACAATACCTAATTTATTATTATCATCTAGCTGAAAAATAATCCTTTCAAATTTATATTTATTCTCTAGATTCTTATTTAAATAAAAATATCTTTGTTTTTTAGAATAAAAATCTTTAAAACTATAATTTACATTTGTATAAATTAAAAAAGTTAACCTAGGAATAAATGATTGTTTACCTAAAAAATTTAAAAGCAAATCAATTTTTATATCTTTATTTTTAGGAATAGCTTTTCTTAATGGGATTTGATTTATGTTTAATATTTTTAATGACCTTTTGTGTAATAACAAATTAGTTGTAGAAATAAGAAATTTAGATTTGTATTCATCTCCATTTTCAGATGTTAATGTCCATTCATCATTATTAAATTTCAAATCAACTATTAATGTCTCAAAATAATAATCTATTTTTCTCCTTGAATCATTCAACTGTATTATCTTTTGTGATAATTGACTCATAGAAAATAAAGAAAGATAATTTACCCCGCAAGTAAATTCAGATTTATTAATGGTATCTAAATTAGATGCCTCATCTAGAAAAACTAATTCTGAATAATCTTGTTTAATAAATTTATTATCCAATAATTCATCAATATATCTTTTTAATAAGAGGTTATTTTTAGAGTTGCAAATATTGAAATTTGGAGCACCATGATTAAGACTCCATCCTTTAAATCTTTTACTTATTCTTGTACTTGATCTCCCTCCAAGTCCCCGTCCAGCCTCAAATAAAGCAATCCTTTTTGTAATGTTATTATCTAGATACTTTGAAGTAAAAACGCATGATGATATTCCTCCTCCTATTATTATTAAGTCGTATGTAGAATCACTTTTCATAAGTCTGAAATTGATTGAAATTATCTTTTATTTTCTAAAAAAACTATTAAGAGAATCAAGTTTTTCTGATGATGAAAAATCAGTTTCAATAAGAGGAGTAATATTATTATATTTATAAAAACAAATTAACTCTCTTGTAAAATCATTAAAATCATCTAATGAATATAAATACTTTTCTGATATGTGAACCCCTTTCCAAGGACGAAATTTAAACCTTGCTATAAATTGTTTTGAAGGAATTAATAAACTCCCAAATAGATTTAATTTTTCATATTTAGCTTTGTTCTTAATAAAAGCCACTTCATTCTGAAGTACTTTAATATCTGTGCCATATTGAAACCAAACTGAATTTATTAATCCTGTAGAAATTTTCCTCTCAAACCTATCTCTTTCTGAAGGCGATTTATAATATTTTTTTAAGTATGGATTATGAGCTATACCTAATTTAATTTTTACAACTTTTTCTTTTTTTATTTTACTTAAAACATTAACAGAATCAAAGTTTTTTTTCTTATTAGATCCTGATAAAAGAAGAATTTCATAATTTCTATTTGAATAAGAGTTTTTTAAAAAATCTAAAAAATCATAATATGATTTTTCTTCATTTTTAGAGTATTGATGATAAAGACTATAGTGATAAGTTACATTAAATTCTTGGAAGTTTTTTGATATATATTTAATGGTGGAATTAAACAATTCCTTCTTAATATTACCCTTGCATGGAATGTTGATATTTGTTATTTCATTAAATTTGCAAAACTTAAGTTTATTTTCTAATTGTAAAATATTTTTAAAGGACAATTCAAACCTTAAATTATTAATCATCAATTAGTAAATAAAACTTATATTTAAATATTTTAACGAAAACAAGCATCTGATATGATTCTAATTTTTGAGACATTATCATTATTCCTTCTCTTAATTAAATAGCTGGGTGAAACCTCCAATACTGCTTTTATAGAAATTTTATCTTTTGATGATTTTTTAATGATATTATTGAAACATTGCCAGTTCTTTGGAATTATTATTCCAGGCCAGGACAAATAAAGACCTGCAAAAATCCC is a window encoding:
- a CDS encoding NAD(P)-binding protein, whose product is MKSDSTYDLIIIGGGISSCVFTSKYLDNNITKRIALFEAGRGLGGRSSTRISKRFKGWSLNHGAPNFNICNSKNNLLLKRYIDELLDNKFIKQDYSELVFLDEASNLDTINKSEFTCGVNYLSLFSMSQLSQKIIQLNDSRRKIDYYFETLIVDLKFNNDEWTLTSENGDEYKSKFLISTTNLLLHKRSLKILNINQIPLRKAIPKNKDIKIDLLLNFLGKQSFIPRLTFLIYTNVNYSFKDFYSKKQRYFYLNKNLENKYKFERIIFQLDDNNKLGIVVHSRNIDFINSYINAKDEDLFKQKIFTNFNELFEGNSSVNQLTCNEKITIMKWRASQPSGCAVPLSLQLSRKYRIGFCGDWFEGEGFGRIEGSILSALTLVKKIKDLIK